In uncultured Methanobacterium sp., a genomic segment contains:
- a CDS encoding symporter small accessory protein, with protein sequence MVLGINDPWIWGAYIGCILATLLCVVYGIINWNKGGEDEEQEIKEEVEWHKKEKEMQEKELGLWDEEDA encoded by the coding sequence TTGGTTCTAGGAATAAACGACCCCTGGATATGGGGTGCATATATTGGATGCATTCTGGCAACTCTTTTATGCGTTGTTTACGGTATCATAAACTGGAATAAAGGCGGCGAAGATGAAGAACAAGAAATAAAAGAAGAAGTAGAATGGCATAAGAAGGAAAAGGAAATGCAAGAGAAGGAATTGGGTCTTTGGGACGAAGAAGATGCTTGA
- a CDS encoding glycosyltransferase family 39 protein produces MLFAIFMFSFVLDIFVLTRYSLSYGIDGAFYDIQVRNILQHGFPMSNDPPLAYYLLTPFVLLFGNSFIGVKIGMALMGSLMVLPAYLLTECYTKEKVGGSKIPALLSAFMVTVNVNYFALIGDFLQNLVGVLLLVVFLYFAVMWFADSKNWRKYGVLTVIFLCLNLLTHIYTGAVAVTLFFSLLIFSIVFKTYKIRKLPLFDLKILGMVSVLVLAFFTVLFLTYPVMYAKFSTVMLSFINSSTTQTGVTGRGVSSPVSGIIFLSLPYILGIVTALIILYRGLKERITTLIPVEVDKTTVEMSKATIMMNNTLYDNYKIHDKNFHSKMNKNTLLVWAYISMAVLLAVLVSIPASDYQSRFLLMAFLPVGLLVPLGLKFIETEFLGRYSKKTLITILIAGVALIFAFSCFYTASESFNNLEPTITPQQYNELLEVKASFANVTNENLVIVASDFQNKYWVEYVLGDMGNGNNVTVVESVQGVQENYQNSTIYTISTQNNQTSSSMGVNGISGPNAGGAGSSMDENYSLSFLLPYGPPILPNSLDLIPSFSNGSQTTQNSMQGGNQPTGGMFNNTNSPHGNKTANGGVPGNLPSNGNQTNNIVPPPGNMNNQTNLPQGNNMGSGGNDQSRQTVDSLTSSGTTIFSGNYFKIIRIQL; encoded by the coding sequence ATGTTATTTGCCATTTTTATGTTCTCTTTTGTGCTTGATATATTTGTTTTAACCCGTTATTCATTATCTTATGGGATAGATGGTGCATTTTATGATATTCAAGTCCGTAATATACTGCAACATGGATTTCCAATGAGTAACGATCCACCACTGGCATATTATTTATTAACTCCATTTGTACTCCTATTTGGTAACTCCTTTATAGGAGTCAAAATAGGAATGGCCTTAATGGGATCCTTAATGGTCCTACCTGCCTATTTACTCACTGAATGTTACACTAAAGAAAAAGTGGGAGGATCTAAGATTCCTGCACTCTTAAGTGCTTTTATGGTTACGGTTAATGTAAATTACTTCGCTCTTATAGGAGATTTTCTGCAGAACCTGGTGGGGGTTCTTTTACTTGTAGTGTTCCTGTATTTTGCTGTGATGTGGTTTGCAGATAGTAAAAATTGGAGAAAATATGGTGTTTTAACTGTTATCTTTTTATGTCTCAATCTTTTAACTCATATTTACACAGGAGCGGTGGCAGTTACCCTATTTTTTTCACTTTTAATTTTCAGTATAGTGTTTAAAACATATAAGATCCGAAAATTACCCTTATTTGACCTTAAAATTTTAGGAATGGTAAGTGTCCTGGTTTTGGCCTTTTTCACAGTCCTATTTTTGACTTATCCGGTTATGTATGCAAAATTTAGCACTGTAATGCTATCTTTCATCAACTCTTCCACCACGCAAACCGGGGTCACAGGAAGGGGAGTGAGCAGTCCTGTTTCAGGAATAATCTTCTTGAGTCTTCCTTACATATTGGGAATCGTAACTGCCCTTATTATACTTTACAGGGGTTTGAAAGAAAGAATTACAACTTTAATACCTGTTGAGGTGGATAAAACCACAGTGGAGATGAGTAAAGCCACAATTATGATGAATAACACTCTTTATGATAATTATAAAATTCACGATAAAAACTTCCACTCTAAAATGAATAAAAACACACTACTAGTATGGGCCTATATTTCAATGGCTGTTTTACTGGCAGTTTTAGTATCAATACCTGCATCAGATTACCAGTCTAGATTTCTATTAATGGCATTTTTACCAGTGGGGCTTCTGGTTCCATTGGGACTAAAATTTATTGAAACCGAGTTTTTAGGGAGGTATTCTAAAAAAACTCTGATCACAATATTAATTGCAGGAGTTGCCCTGATATTTGCATTTTCCTGCTTTTACACCGCTTCAGAATCATTCAACAATCTGGAACCCACCATAACTCCCCAACAGTACAATGAACTGCTGGAGGTAAAAGCCAGTTTTGCCAATGTAACCAATGAAAACTTGGTTATAGTGGCGTCTGATTTTCAAAATAAGTACTGGGTGGAATATGTTCTAGGGGATATGGGTAACGGTAATAATGTCACTGTGGTGGAGAGTGTTCAGGGAGTTCAGGAAAATTATCAAAACAGCACCATATATACAATAAGCACTCAGAACAATCAAACATCTTCTTCAATGGGGGTTAATGGAATTTCAGGACCTAATGCGGGAGGTGCAGGGTCCAGTATGGATGAAAATTATTCTTTGAGTTTTCTATTACCTTATGGGCCACCAATTCTTCCCAACTCCCTGGATTTGATACCCAGTTTTAGCAATGGATCGCAGACCACCCAAAATTCAATGCAAGGAGGAAATCAACCTACCGGGGGTATGTTTAACAATACCAATAGCCCTCATGGGAATAAGACTGCTAATGGTGGGGTTCCTGGAAACTTGCCCAGTAATGGTAATCAGACTAACAACATTGTGCCGCCACCAGGAAACATGAATAACCAGACTAATCTTCCTCAGGGAAACAATATGGGTTCTGGGGGAAATGATCAGTCACGACAAACTGTGGATTCATTAACCAGTTCTGGAACCACAATTTTCAGTGGTAATTATTTCAAAATAATCAGGATACAACTCTAG
- a CDS encoding sodium:solute symporter family protein, with amino-acid sequence MNDLLILSIVVLIYLLITGYVGYVAWKRTKTADDYLVAGRETHPFIMALSYGATFISTAAIVGFGGTAGVYGMGLLWLTFLNILVGIFIAFVFFGKRTRKMGHNLGALTFPEFLSKRFDSKFIQYFSGLVIFFGMTLYASVVLIGMARFAETTLSIDYNIALVVLALIVALYVIFGGIRGVMYTDALQGTIMFVGMFILLVATYWILGGVTDANQALTNLVNVVPAKATAAATATGFTGWTSMPALGSPFWWTLVSTLILGVGIGVLSQPQLVVRFMTVKSNKELNRAVLIGGIFILLMTGTAFIVGALSNVYFFDTVGKLAIQVTNGNADSIIPAFITAAMPLWFAYLFMITLLSAAMSTLSAQVHTQGTALGRDIYETVTNKTGGASVMVARLGIAIAMIIAVIMGFILPTNIIAVGTSMWFSITAAAFLSMYVFALFWKGCTKAGAISGLVVGTLISLFWLVFEYKKSAEALGIAKAITGHAMLSTSIPWPTVDPIIIALPIAFVVTVVVSLLTKKPSEEHMEKCFEGV; translated from the coding sequence ATGAATGATTTGCTAATATTGAGTATTGTAGTTTTAATATACTTGCTTATAACTGGCTACGTGGGTTACGTGGCCTGGAAGCGAACCAAAACTGCCGATGACTATCTGGTAGCAGGCAGGGAAACCCATCCGTTTATAATGGCCTTAAGTTACGGGGCAACCTTCATCAGTACTGCTGCTATTGTGGGTTTTGGTGGTACAGCTGGAGTATACGGAATGGGACTGTTATGGCTCACCTTCCTGAACATACTGGTGGGTATTTTTATAGCCTTTGTATTCTTTGGAAAACGAACCCGGAAAATGGGACACAACTTAGGAGCCCTCACTTTCCCGGAATTTTTATCCAAACGTTTTGATAGTAAATTCATACAGTACTTCAGTGGACTGGTAATATTTTTCGGAATGACTCTATATGCATCAGTGGTTCTCATTGGTATGGCCAGATTCGCAGAAACAACCCTCAGTATAGATTATAATATTGCTTTAGTTGTGCTGGCACTCATAGTTGCTCTTTACGTTATTTTCGGTGGAATACGGGGTGTGATGTACACAGATGCCCTACAGGGTACCATAATGTTCGTGGGAATGTTTATCCTTCTGGTAGCAACCTACTGGATACTGGGTGGAGTTACTGATGCCAATCAAGCCCTCACCAACCTGGTTAATGTAGTACCAGCTAAAGCCACTGCAGCGGCTACAGCAACGGGATTCACAGGCTGGACATCCATGCCTGCATTGGGAAGCCCCTTCTGGTGGACTTTGGTCAGTACACTGATACTGGGAGTGGGAATAGGAGTTCTATCTCAGCCACAGCTTGTTGTACGTTTTATGACTGTTAAATCCAACAAGGAACTCAACCGGGCTGTACTCATCGGTGGAATTTTCATCCTCCTGATGACTGGAACCGCTTTCATTGTAGGTGCTTTGTCCAACGTGTATTTCTTTGACACTGTAGGTAAACTGGCCATACAAGTTACAAATGGTAATGCGGACTCGATTATCCCGGCTTTCATTACCGCAGCTATGCCATTATGGTTTGCGTATCTATTCATGATCACTCTCCTGTCAGCGGCTATGTCCACTCTCAGTGCTCAGGTACACACCCAGGGAACTGCACTGGGAAGGGATATTTATGAAACAGTGACCAATAAAACAGGAGGAGCTTCAGTAATGGTTGCAAGACTGGGAATTGCCATTGCAATGATCATTGCAGTTATCATGGGATTCATACTCCCCACCAACATAATTGCAGTGGGTACATCCATGTGGTTCTCCATAACTGCAGCAGCATTCCTCTCCATGTACGTGTTTGCTCTTTTCTGGAAAGGCTGCACCAAGGCAGGTGCCATATCTGGATTAGTGGTAGGAACCTTGATCAGTTTATTCTGGTTGGTATTTGAATACAAAAAATCAGCAGAAGCACTGGGAATAGCTAAAGCAATAACTGGCCATGCCATGTTATCCACTTCCATACCATGGCCAACAGTGGACCCCATAATAATTGCTTTACCAATTGCTTTTGTGGTTACCGTTGTAGTAAGTCTTTTAACCAAAAAACCCAGCGAAGAACACATGGAAAAATGTTTTGAAGGGGTGTAA
- a CDS encoding winged helix-turn-helix domain-containing protein, translated as MEGEGLLWWLIAGTRGGINRAKIINELNSRPYNANQLAKCLKLDYKTVKHHLNVLVKNNIVITCGEGQYGTVYMLSSTMEENFDSFKQIWKESEKEE; from the coding sequence ATGGAAGGTGAAGGTTTACTCTGGTGGCTGATAGCTGGAACGCGTGGGGGGATCAATCGCGCCAAGATAATCAATGAACTTAATTCAAGACCATATAATGCCAATCAGCTTGCCAAATGCCTTAAATTAGATTATAAAACTGTTAAACATCATCTGAATGTTTTGGTCAAAAATAATATTGTCATTACCTGTGGTGAGGGACAGTATGGGACTGTTTACATGCTTTCATCTACAATGGAGGAAAACTTCGATTCATTCAAACAGATCTGGAAAGAATCTGAAAAAGAAGAATAG
- a CDS encoding PAS domain S-box protein, whose amino-acid sequence MSPKNRINVPEEILESISDAFIFIDSDFKVKCINKLAEEFSGREKREIIGENFLETFPQFSNTVFQEIYLQIVNENGSIPREKFEFETFLDEPPLKNWYNVRVFSNKNGFNIFFQDITSKKTAELELKESEDKYRSLLETIPNSTERERQWSNLISNLPGMVYHCLNDNNWTMTFISHQCKEITGYEPSDIENNTKKAYNDLIFEEDREHVWSTVQNALEKSEPYETTYRIVTRQNEIKWVWERGVGVEDENGELSLEGFIEDITHQKLAEEALKESEEKYRALFESDPNYTILLGLDGYLLDVNPAATMITGLSKEELVGKHFMDLTIFPEEELVSHQEIFSHFVAGKTIDPYESRIYDYKGKIRWIEIKQTPIRIHGETTHVLLICSDITQRKKAENKIKESLKEKEVLLQEIHHRVKNNMQIVSSLLNLQKQYVDEEETVNILMESQNRVKSMAMIHEKLYQSHNLTSINIFDYVQSLVKDLFSSYSTPASKIIPIIEIDNVNLNIETAVPCGLIINELVSNSLKYAFPHGRGGKIILSLKLRGKYYELIIRDNGIGFPEDLDFKNTESLGLQLVNSLVGQINGEIELNRSQGTMFKIIFSKLTYKERI is encoded by the coding sequence TTGTCTCCTAAAAACAGAATTAATGTGCCTGAAGAAATATTAGAGAGCATAAGTGATGCTTTTATTTTTATTGACTCTGATTTCAAAGTGAAGTGCATTAATAAACTCGCAGAAGAGTTTTCAGGAAGGGAAAAAAGGGAGATTATAGGTGAAAATTTTCTAGAAACTTTTCCACAATTCTCAAATACTGTTTTTCAGGAGATATACCTACAGATAGTTAATGAAAATGGAAGCATCCCCCGAGAAAAATTTGAATTTGAAACTTTTCTTGATGAACCTCCCCTTAAAAATTGGTATAATGTTCGTGTTTTTTCCAATAAAAATGGTTTTAACATATTTTTTCAGGATATAACTTCAAAAAAGACCGCAGAATTAGAGTTGAAAGAGAGTGAAGACAAGTATAGATCACTCCTGGAAACCATTCCAAATTCCACAGAACGCGAACGCCAGTGGTCTAACCTTATTTCAAACTTACCAGGCATGGTATATCATTGCCTAAATGATAATAACTGGACAATGACCTTTATAAGTCACCAGTGCAAAGAAATAACCGGTTATGAACCGTCAGACATTGAAAATAACACTAAAAAAGCTTATAATGATCTGATTTTCGAGGAAGACCGTGAACATGTTTGGAGTACCGTTCAAAACGCCCTTGAAAAAAGTGAACCTTATGAAACCACTTACCGGATAGTAACTCGTCAAAATGAAATTAAATGGGTGTGGGAGCGAGGAGTAGGTGTTGAAGATGAAAATGGAGAATTATCTCTGGAAGGTTTTATAGAGGACATAACCCATCAAAAACTTGCTGAAGAAGCTTTAAAAGAGAGTGAAGAAAAATACAGGGCTCTTTTTGAATCTGATCCCAACTATACCATATTGCTTGGATTGGATGGTTACCTGTTGGATGTGAATCCTGCTGCTACCATGATCACAGGCCTGTCCAAAGAAGAGTTAGTGGGAAAACATTTTATGGATTTAACCATCTTTCCAGAAGAAGAACTTGTATCTCACCAGGAAATATTTTCACATTTTGTTGCTGGCAAAACAATTGACCCTTATGAATCCCGAATATATGATTATAAGGGTAAAATTCGCTGGATTGAAATTAAACAGACCCCTATAAGAATTCATGGGGAAACTACCCATGTTTTATTGATCTGCAGTGACATAACCCAACGTAAAAAAGCAGAAAATAAGATTAAGGAATCCCTGAAAGAAAAAGAAGTCCTGCTGCAGGAGATCCATCACCGGGTTAAAAACAATATGCAGATTGTTTCCAGTCTTTTAAATCTTCAAAAACAGTATGTGGATGAGGAAGAGACAGTTAACATTCTCATGGAGAGCCAGAACAGGGTTAAGTCCATGGCCATGATCCATGAAAAATTATACCAGTCCCATAATTTAACCAGTATCAACATCTTTGATTATGTTCAAAGCCTGGTTAAAGATTTATTCTCATCATATTCAACTCCGGCAAGCAAGATCATACCCATAATTGAAATTGATAATGTGAATTTAAATATAGAAACAGCAGTACCCTGTGGACTCATAATCAACGAGCTCGTATCCAACAGCCTTAAATACGCATTCCCCCATGGAAGAGGAGGAAAAATCATTTTATCCCTTAAATTACGTGGAAAATATTATGAACTGATCATCCGCGATAACGGTATAGGATTCCCAGAGGATCTTGATTTTAAAAACACAGAATCACTGGGTTTGCAACTCGTAAATAGTTTAGTTGGTCAAATTAATGGTGAAATAGAACTCAATCGAAGTCAGGGCACCATGTTCAAAATTATTTTCTCAAAATTAACTTACAAAGAAAGAATTTGA
- a CDS encoding DUF2117 domain-containing protein translates to MKIGVVVHGPEIVDSGYAQNFLDFLGDYGTVRARLGGTMGRTAVIDAHLEDRIDISQKLFPSQSVDKFNEEECDVIFLINYGKSSVTGHAFGYKVYHNSQDQPPLIQMERPGEEDGSVVAWSEDQKNLAEDIAQKMGLRVVTPEMIRERLFSENPCQEVATTICRNIAGVSPEENIFVNGIVVGKSTSSDVAIVARNGMIIQIIGGELKEHGVEKLGPIELEKAIVKTGLLRKSRVKPRILKSEKSKVTFTVSYLNHAAEDIYRLKNADMVVTVGDDTTLVAADILYRFNVPIIGITDGDLDKVVEEGFKAEGSMIVELESGWDDLVGDKIFSELFNREETIEIENIENFKSKLLQIISNITSQYQVK, encoded by the coding sequence ATGAAGATTGGTGTAGTGGTACACGGGCCGGAGATAGTTGATTCTGGTTATGCCCAGAACTTTCTTGATTTTCTAGGGGATTATGGTACGGTTCGGGCTAGATTGGGTGGTACTATGGGGAGAACTGCAGTTATCGATGCTCACCTTGAAGATAGGATCGATATCAGTCAGAAACTTTTCCCCAGCCAGTCAGTGGACAAGTTCAATGAGGAGGAATGTGATGTTATTTTCCTCATTAACTATGGTAAGTCCAGTGTAACTGGCCATGCCTTTGGATACAAGGTTTACCATAACTCCCAGGATCAACCGCCTCTTATCCAAATGGAAAGACCCGGAGAAGAGGATGGTAGTGTGGTGGCCTGGAGTGAGGATCAAAAAAATCTGGCAGAAGACATTGCCCAGAAGATGGGCCTGCGAGTGGTTACTCCAGAAATGATCAGGGAACGTCTATTTTCAGAAAATCCCTGCCAGGAAGTAGCCACCACCATATGTCGAAACATTGCTGGTGTGTCCCCTGAAGAGAACATATTCGTCAATGGTATTGTAGTTGGGAAATCAACCTCATCAGATGTGGCTATCGTCGCTAGAAATGGCATGATAATTCAGATTATAGGGGGAGAACTTAAGGAACATGGAGTGGAAAAACTGGGACCCATTGAACTTGAAAAAGCCATTGTAAAAACAGGTTTATTGAGGAAATCCCGAGTTAAACCCCGAATACTAAAATCTGAAAAGTCTAAGGTTACTTTCACGGTTTCGTATCTTAATCATGCTGCTGAAGATATTTACCGGTTGAAAAATGCAGACATGGTGGTCACGGTGGGTGATGACACCACACTGGTTGCCGCAGACATACTTTATCGTTTTAACGTTCCCATAATTGGCATAACCGATGGGGATCTGGATAAAGTTGTTGAAGAAGGTTTTAAAGCCGAAGGATCTATGATTGTTGAACTTGAAAGTGGTTGGGATGATTTAGTGGGGGATAAAATCTTTTCAGAACTTTTCAACCGTGAGGAGACCATAGAAATAGAAAATATAGAAAATTTTAAAAGTAAACTGTTACAGATTATTAGTAATATAACCAGCCAATACCAGGTTAAGTAA
- a CDS encoding BPL-N domain-containing protein, with protein sequence MILVSAMTLVVGLPDDSDEISINNADNRVSTVKVLIFDGDGSMEESVAGLKACMDESNSMNLSGGIYFDYDTSSQINSKTLSGYDILIMPGGNSATYVQGSNIDDEAIKQFLNQGKGYIGICAGAYAASNSVDGDYSGWGLASQVNTIDVSYEGLVEITPTSSGSTLLNSSEISLYHENGPVMYATGSSVSSFANYSDNVTGYQGYSAVMGESYGSGRVLLSGSHPELDPQNSQLLVQMILWATKKT encoded by the coding sequence GTGATTTTAGTATCTGCCATGACTCTGGTAGTGGGACTTCCTGATGATTCGGATGAAATAAGCATTAATAATGCAGATAATCGTGTTTCAACGGTTAAAGTTTTAATATTTGATGGTGATGGTTCAATGGAAGAGAGTGTAGCTGGTTTAAAGGCATGTATGGATGAAAGTAACAGTATGAATCTTTCAGGTGGTATATATTTTGACTATGACACCAGCAGCCAAATAAACTCCAAGACATTATCTGGCTATGATATTTTGATAATGCCGGGAGGAAACTCTGCTACCTATGTTCAGGGCAGTAATATTGATGACGAGGCAATTAAACAATTCTTAAATCAGGGTAAAGGATACATTGGAATATGTGCCGGGGCCTACGCAGCATCTAACAGTGTTGATGGGGATTATTCTGGATGGGGACTTGCTTCACAGGTAAATACCATTGATGTTAGTTATGAGGGATTAGTTGAAATTACACCCACATCCTCAGGGAGCACGTTGTTGAATTCGTCTGAAATAAGTCTTTACCATGAGAACGGTCCTGTTATGTACGCAACTGGCTCCAGTGTATCTTCATTTGCCAATTATTCTGATAATGTAACTGGCTATCAGGGTTATTCTGCAGTTATGGGTGAAAGTTATGGTTCGGGTAGAGTTCTTTTAAGTGGTTCTCATCCTGAACTCGATCCTCAGAATTCACAACTACTGGTCCAAATGATATTATGGGCCACTAAAAAAACATGA
- the pyrE gene encoding orotate phosphoribosyltransferase yields MVIKQEKENLINLLKANQVIKFGKFTLSSGRESDYYVDMKKAITDPQILSQVAKIISHLVSDDDIDLVAGPALGAVPIATAVALNSGIPMLMVRKEKKDYGTSQLIEGELKEGNKVIVVEDVTTTGNSLLKAVKAVQDNGGIVERTFVVVDREEGAVEELKKEGIILEPLVSIGDFK; encoded by the coding sequence ATGGTAATCAAACAGGAAAAAGAAAACTTAATAAACTTATTGAAAGCAAATCAGGTTATTAAATTTGGTAAATTCACTCTTTCCTCAGGCAGGGAAAGTGATTACTATGTGGACATGAAAAAAGCCATCACCGACCCCCAGATCCTTTCTCAAGTGGCAAAAATTATATCTCATCTGGTAAGTGATGATGATATTGACCTGGTGGCTGGGCCTGCCCTGGGAGCTGTGCCCATTGCAACGGCAGTGGCCCTGAACTCAGGTATACCCATGCTCATGGTTCGTAAAGAAAAGAAGGATTATGGAACATCCCAACTTATTGAGGGTGAATTAAAAGAGGGAAATAAGGTCATAGTTGTTGAAGATGTTACAACCACGGGTAATTCTCTTTTAAAAGCTGTTAAAGCTGTTCAGGACAACGGGGGGATTGTGGAGAGAACCTTTGTGGTGGTGGATCGTGAAGAAGGAGCTGTGGAAGAGCTGAAGAAGGAAGGAATAATTTTAGAACCATTGGTGTCAATTGGTGATTTTAAATAG
- a CDS encoding PRC-barrel domain-containing protein → MRIVQEIVGKEVLDSSAVVIGKVKDLEVNFMTNEIEAFIVGKGGISEGLGLSKGETIVPYDMVSKIGDKILLKSRDEGTNYESNYEF, encoded by the coding sequence ATGAGGATTGTGCAAGAAATTGTTGGAAAAGAAGTTTTAGACAGTTCAGCAGTGGTTATTGGAAAGGTTAAGGATTTGGAAGTGAATTTCATGACCAATGAAATTGAAGCCTTCATAGTGGGAAAAGGGGGCATATCTGAAGGTTTAGGGTTGTCTAAAGGTGAAACAATTGTTCCTTATGATATGGTGAGTAAGATTGGGGATAAAATACTTCTTAAAAGCAGGGATGAAGGAACTAACTATGAATCGAATTATGAATTTTAA
- a CDS encoding orotate phosphoribosyltransferase → MEVRGICSICGQPGKMYTCSLCGSLVCGKCFQWKRGVCQRCQRGLKVH, encoded by the coding sequence TTGGAAGTTCGAGGTATATGCAGTATCTGTGGCCAGCCTGGTAAGATGTATACTTGTTCACTTTGTGGTAGTCTGGTTTGTGGGAAATGTTTTCAATGGAAACGGGGAGTATGCCAGCGCTGTCAAAGGGGATTGAAAGTCCACTAA
- a CDS encoding MogA/MoaB family molybdenum cofactor biosynthesis protein: protein MKSRTMEEHKKHSPLKVKIGIITLSDSKSNSSKIIDSNFVFNPEDLSGKIIKDSLEDQHEIVAYHVIPDDAHQLLETLEKIQNQGAEIIISTGGTGIGKRDITIETITPLFDKELSGFGEIFRAETYKELGTGAIMTRATAGVWNETLIVALPGSPNAVQLGMKIIKPEMGHLVKHMKQ, encoded by the coding sequence ATGAAAAGTAGAACCATGGAAGAACATAAAAAACACAGCCCACTAAAGGTAAAAATTGGAATAATCACTTTAAGTGACTCAAAATCTAACTCCTCCAAAATTATAGATTCAAATTTTGTTTTCAATCCAGAAGATCTTTCAGGTAAGATTATAAAGGACTCATTGGAAGACCAACATGAAATAGTGGCATATCATGTTATACCAGATGATGCCCATCAACTGTTGGAAACCCTGGAAAAGATTCAAAATCAGGGTGCTGAAATCATTATCAGCACTGGAGGTACTGGAATTGGGAAACGGGATATTACCATTGAAACCATCACCCCCCTCTTTGATAAGGAATTAAGTGGTTTTGGCGAAATTTTCAGGGCCGAAACTTATAAAGAACTGGGAACTGGTGCTATAATGACCCGAGCAACAGCAGGAGTCTGGAATGAAACACTGATAGTAGCATTACCTGGTTCCCCTAACGCAGTTCAGCTGGGAATGAAAATAATAAAACCAGAAATGGGGCATCTGGTGAAACACATGAAACAATGA
- a CDS encoding ribonuclease VapC, with protein sequence MKEKVYVLDASGIIGGFVSSKYKNITTNTVVSEIKDLKSKITLQSALDHGKIIIEEPDSSALKEVQRAIENSGDVLRLSEVDITVVALAVTLKKNYSPTVVTDDYSIQNILKIQGIPYRSVLTEGIKEVYGWIKICRGCRKKYPSNYEGDDCEICGSAVYRKRIKK encoded by the coding sequence ATGAAAGAAAAAGTTTACGTTTTGGATGCATCAGGAATTATTGGGGGTTTTGTATCCTCTAAATATAAAAATATCACAACTAATACTGTTGTTTCTGAAATTAAAGATTTAAAGTCCAAAATAACCCTACAATCTGCCCTGGATCATGGCAAGATTATTATTGAGGAACCTGATTCCAGTGCATTGAAAGAGGTTCAAAGAGCAATTGAAAACTCTGGTGATGTTTTAAGATTATCTGAAGTTGATATAACTGTAGTAGCCCTAGCAGTAACTCTTAAAAAAAATTATAGTCCCACAGTGGTCACTGATGACTATTCAATCCAGAACATCTTGAAAATTCAGGGGATTCCTTACAGGAGTGTTTTAACTGAAGGAATCAAAGAAGTATACGGGTGGATTAAAATCTGCAGAGGTTGTAGAAAGAAATATCCTTCAAATTATGAGGGAGATGATTGTGAAATTTGTGGATCGGCTGTTTATCGAAAAAGAATCAAAAAATAA